Genomic segment of Labrenzia sp. CE80:
CCGCGCGTGATAGGTTTCTAGGAACGCTTTGATCCGTTCATCAGAAGGTGTCTTGAAGATTTGGTCGGGTGCGGCGCAATTCACCAGCTCTCCAGCTTCGAGGAAGGCCACCTGATCGGCAACATGCGCGGCGAAGCCCATTTCATGCGTGACAATCACCATTGTCATGCCCTCGCTCGCAAGACTTTTGATGACGTTGAGCACCTCGCCGACCAGCTCAGGGTCGAGAGCTGATGTAGGTTCGTCGAACAGCATGAGGTTGGGTTCCATGGCGACAGCTCGGGCTATCGCGACGCGTTGTTGCTGGCCGCCTGACAGACGGTTGGGAAATGAACTCGTCTTGTCGGCAAGACCCACTTTTGTAAGGGCGTCCTTGGCTTTGGCCTCAGCCTGGGCTTTCGGCAGCTTCTTCACCTGGACCAACGCTTCGGCAACGTTTTGAAGCGCCGTCATGTGCGGCCAGAGATTAAAATGCTGAAACACCATTCCAATCGAGCGGCGCATTTCGCGCAGGCGGGAAGCCGCCATCGGTTTCCCCCCCGGTGTCTCAAAACCGATAACCTGGCCGTCGACCTTGATTGACCCGTCGTGGTATTCCTCCAGAAAGTTGATACACCGCAACAGCGTCGATTTTCCTGATCCAGAGGGACCGATCAGACAAGTCACTTTTCCCGGAGGGATGAAGAGATCAATGTTCTTGAGGGCGTGAAACTTACCATAATACTTGTTTAGGTTCCGAATTTCGACGGAGGAGGCGTTTTGTGCAGTGGTCATGAGCTCGACTCCCTCAAGAGAAAGGCATTGGTTTTTTGCTCGAATTTTCTGCCCACCAGGGAGATGAGCTCAACCAAGCCCCAATAGAACAAAGCCAGTGCAAGAATTGCTTCCACATAGGCAAACGTTTCTGCGGACATTGTCTGCACCTGGTAGAGCAACTCCGGTACCGTCACGATCGAAAGGATCGCCGTTTCCTTAGTAAGAATGATGGAGAAATTCGTCAGAGGCGGTACGGATGAAACCATCAATATCGGCAGAACGATCCGGCGCAAGATGGTGAATTCGGGCAGGGCCATGGCCCGGCCCGCTTCGACCATGCCATGCGGAACGGCTTGCAATCCGGCTCTGAAGATC
This window contains:
- a CDS encoding amino acid ABC transporter ATP-binding protein, which codes for MTTAQNASSVEIRNLNKYYGKFHALKNIDLFIPPGKVTCLIGPSGSGKSTLLRCINFLEEYHDGSIKVDGQVIGFETPGGKPMAASRLREMRRSIGMVFQHFNLWPHMTALQNVAEALVQVKKLPKAQAEAKAKDALTKVGLADKTSSFPNRLSGGQQQRVAIARAVAMEPNLMLFDEPTSALDPELVGEVLNVIKSLASEGMTMVIVTHEMGFAAHVADQVAFLEAGELVNCAAPDQIFKTPSDERIKAFLETYHARNTI
- a CDS encoding amino acid ABC transporter permease codes for the protein MAREKNGLLMEFDLFIQYGPMLLTGLKNTVLCWITGAAGGMTLGFFIAAVMHYGPRSIRYVLRAYIEVIRGTPFLIQLFILYYGGPYVGIRLDPVPAGILGLVVYGSPYYAEIFRAGLQAVPHGMVEAGRAMALPEFTILRRIVLPILMVSSVPPLTNFSIILTKETAILSIVTVPELLYQVQTMSAETFAYVEAILALALFYWGLVELISLVGRKFEQKTNAFLLRESSS